Proteins from one Malassezia vespertilionis chromosome 2, complete sequence genomic window:
- a CDS encoding uncharacterized protein (EggNog:ENOG503NU3V; CAZy:GT20; COG:G), with protein MDIPNAVGGQRVLIAAFALPLTLDFLEEHSSPGELVKDPISVLSSPVPKHANTGHMAHVLASRLQREVEQDAQSGTSAPTVKSPHLSTGTSSRKQSTNQREHVSMAELMAEASGSGTAYLQPHESAVMSGPPSPQSHRASAGSLSMANAEPELAAMYSDHGRSASGEFAPPRIPRSRPENPSSAPGAQSRQGAQGAHPKRDTNVTPPVSSIISDMAAKSNLASQIGTPKEPQNPFVMEGTAHKKVPSTSWPHSAPLLKGSPNVLEGWSDLMRQDDATILSPELPQTHDDAAPFAYAVKKAVKQLQVLPSGRVTVSEEERQRTEAQYREEAALDKSSSGTVPRRPRIRHRTSLRHTRRSRSTSVSYRTPIESVEEGLMQFKFLPNPGANYGLINAVNSVGRDRFPNGKLFIGTLGIEMDSVPDRVREDINDRALREHDCAPVWVSDHDHVHSYHHYCKQILWPTFHYTLPTGKGLESEEDAFRSYVAVNQHFADRIVELYQDGDVVWVQDYHLLLVPGMVRERLPRATIGLFVHIAFPSSELFRCLGMRKVLLQGMLGSDLVSFQTHTYCRHFRQTVSRILHLEGGTRGIQLDYSFVTVAPFPIGIDVHALNRKRENPTVKEWIERLEERYMGKYLIVGRDKLDWIKGVREKLLGFEVFLDEYPEWVGKVVLVQVALATAQESKEVGDATDIVARINRKHSTLTYQPVVFLHVQEITFGQYLALLSRGDVFLATSLREGMNLTSHEYIIAQDVRKRPLVLSEFTGTYATLRACIGINPFNTRQVASAIQRALVMSEEEMRERWTDLHHTVVTQTAQHWITSVLSHLKRARQRQPNLENLFIPRLDISQLVSELRAAQSRLILLDLEDCLAVEDAIALHKQGFQPLDRMLHMLARLASDARNYVYVFSGKCRQDLDRIAQHVPDIGLIAEHGCYLRQYSVSGATTWTSLIDGFSLEWQAPVLDILHDFAKRTPGSWIVEREASVSLHYSQEQETTTDAEREWTARQAAEVQSLIYDSLGERYSLRILRGDASFTVMPKTVSRTTAVQYLLTLDAMGALPSRTLRDERKADVACATQKGIFSLVLQIGTDENMIAFLNQLDVTFAPYTCTTREMSQKPLSGAAYQLRPGAEVDNALEEIIDLRERDSRWGERSVWDV; from the coding sequence ATGGACATTCCCAACGCGGTCGGCGGGCAGCGCGTGCTGATCGCCGCGTTCGCGCTGCCGCTTACGCTGGACTTTCTGGAAGAACATAGCAGCCCTGGTGAGCTTGTGAAAGACCCGATATCCGTGCTGTCGTCGCCGGTGCCGAAACATGCGAATACAGGGCATATGGCGCACGTCTTAGCGAGCCGACTGCAGCGGGAGGTCGAGCAAGACGCCCAGTCTGGGACGTCGGCACCGACTGTCAAGTCGCCGCATCTCAGTACAGGTacatcgtcgcgcaagcAGAGCACGAACCAGCGCGAACACGTATCCATGGCCGAGCTCATGGCCGAAGCGTCCGGCTCAGGGACCGCCTACTTGCAGCCGCATGAGTCGGCGGTGATGAGTGGCCCCCCCTCGCCACAGTCGCACAGGGCAAGTGCTGGAAGCTTGAGCATGGCAAATGCAGAGCCAGAGTTGGCCGCGATGTACAGCGACCATGGccggagcgcgagcggggaatttgcgccgccccgCATTCCTCGGTCGAGGCCCGAGAACCCATCTAGTGCGCCAGGTGCACAGTCGAGACAAGGCGCACAAGGTGCGCACCCCAAGCGCGATACAAACGTGACTCCTCCTGTGAGCAGCATCATTTCAGACATGGCGGCAAAGAGCAATTTGGCGTCCCAAATCGGCACGCCGAAAGAGCCGCAGAACCCCTTTGTAATGGAAGGCACGGCGCATAAAAAGGTGCCAAGTACCTCTTGGCCGCACTCTGCGCCCCTCCTTAAAGGCTCCCCCAACGTCTTGGAAGGCTGGAGCGACTTGATGCGCCAAGACGACGCCACGATTCTCTCCCCCGAACTTCCCCAGACGCACGACGACGCAGCACCGTTCGCTTATGCCGTCAAAAAGGCGGTGAAGCAGCTCCAGGTGCTGCCAAGCGGGCGTGTCACAGTGTCTGAGGAGGAGCGCCAGCGAACCGAGGCGCAGTATCGCGAAGAGGCCGCCTTGGATAAGAGCAGCTCTGGCactgtgccgcgccgcccccGTATCCGGCACAGGACATCCCTGCGCCACACGCGCCGGTCGCGAAGCACGTCTGTTTCGTACCGCACGCCGATTGAGAGTGTCGAAGAGGGTTTGATGCAGTTCAAGTTTTTGCCGAACCCCGGTGCAAACTACGGCCTGATCAATGCGGTGAACAGCGTCGGTCGTGATCGCTTCCCCAACGGCAAGCTTTTTATCGGCACGCTTGGCATCGAGATGGACAGTGTGCCGGaccgcgtgcgcgaggataTCAATGACCGCGCGCTTAGAGAGCACGACTGCGCACCTGTGTGGGTGAGCGACCACGACCATGTCCACAGCTACCACCATTATTGCAAGCAGATCCTTTGGCCTACTTTCCACTACACTTTGCCGACTGGAAAAGGGCTGGAATCCGAGGAGGACGCATTCCGCTCCTACGTTGCCGTCAACCAGCACTTTGCTGaccgcatcgtcgagctGTACCAAGACGGGGATGTGGTTTGGGTCCAGGACTACCATCTTCTGCTTGTCCCTGGCATGGTTCGCGAGCGGCTTCCACGCGCAACCATTGGCCTCTTTGTGCACATTGCCTTCCCGTCCAGCGAGCTTTTCCGGTGTTTGGGGATGCGCAAAGTGCTGCTGCAAGGCATGCTTGGCTCTGATTTGGTGAGCTTCCAAACGCACACCTACTGCCGCCACTTTCGCCAGACGGTCAGTCGGATCCTGCACCTCGAaggcggcacgcgcggcatcCAGCTCGACTACTCGTTTGTCACTGTCGCGCCATTCCCGATTGGAATCGATGTGCACGCGCTCAATAGAAAGCGCGAGAACCCCACGGTGAAAGAGTGGATCGAGCGTCTCGAAGAGCGGTACATGGGCAAGTACTTGATTGTCGGCCGCGATAAACTGGACTGGATCAAAGGCGTGCGGGAGAAGCTGCTTGGTTTCGAGGTGTTTCTCGACGAGTACCCCGAGTGGGTCGGCAAAGTAGTCCTTGTACAGGTGGCGCTCGCGACTGCCCAGGAAAGCAAGGAGGTGGGCGATGCTACCGATatcgttgcgcgcatcaaCCGCAAACACAGCACACTCACCTACCAACCAGTTGTCTTTTTGCATGTCCAGGAGATCACCTTTGGCCAGTacctcgcgctcctctcTCGTGGCGATGTTTTTCTCGCGACGAGTCTGCGCGAGGGCATGAATCTCACTTCGCACGAGTACATCATCGCCcaggacgtgcgcaaaCGGCCGCTGGTCCTCTCCGAGTTCACAGGCACCTACGCGACGCtccgtgcgtgcatcggcatCAACCCGTTCAACACACGCCAGGTCGCGAGCgccatccagcgcgccttggtgATGTCCGAAGAAGagatgcgcgagcgctggACCGACTTGCACCACACCGTCGTGACCCAAACAGCCCAGCACTGGATCACCTCGGTGCTCAGCCATTtgaagcgcgcaaggcagcgCCAGCCCAATCTCGAAAACCTCTTTATCCCCCGGCTGGATATCTCGCAGCTTGTTtcggagctgcgcgccgcacagtcGCGTCTGATTCTGCTGGATTTGGAAGACTGTCTGGCGGTGGAGGATGCCATTGCTTTGCACAAGCAGGGGTTCCAGCCGCTTGACAGAATGCTGCACATGCTTGCACGCCtcgccagcgacgcacgcaaCTACGTCTACGTGTTCAGCGGCAAGTGCAGGCAAGACCTGGACAGGATTGCACAACACGTGCCGGACATTGGCCTgattgccgagcacggaTGCTACCTGCGACAGTACAGCGTGAGTGGCGCCACTACATGGACGTCGCTTATCGACGGCTTCAGCCTGGAATGGCAGGCTCCCGTGCTCGACATTCTGCACGACtttgccaagcgcacgcccgGAAGCTGgattgtcgagcgcgaagctTCTGTCTCCTTGCACTATAGCCAAGAGCAAGAGACGACGACAGACGCAGAGCGTGAATGGaccgcgcggcaagcggcTGAGGTGCAGAGCTTGATCTACGACTCCCTTGGCGAGAGGTACTCGCTCCGCATTCTCCGTGGCGACGCGAGCTTTACCGTGATGCCCAAGACAGTGAGCAGGACAACGGCAGTGCAGTACTTGCTGACGTTGGACGCCATGGGCGCACtgccgagcaggacgctgcgcgacgagagGAAGGCCGACGTTGCATGTGCCACGCAGAAAGGCATTTTTTCCCTCGTGCTGCAGATCGGCACGGACGAAAACATGATTGCTTTTCTCAACCAGCTCGACGTGACCTTTGCGCCCTACAcctgcacgacgcgcgaAATGTCGCAAAAGCCGCTGTCTGGGGCTGCCTACCAGCTCCGTCCTGGCGCCGAGGTGGACAacgcgctggaagagaTTATTGacttgcgcgagcgcgatTCGCGCTGGGGCGAGCGCAGTGTGTGGGATGTATAG
- the ARC15 gene encoding arp2/3 complex subunit (BUSCO:EOG09264V51; COG:Z; EggNog:ENOG503P59R) translates to MDAFRKLNVDQYDEDRLTRAELIVHDSRSPPELLQVAQTKQGAVRSKMASGDVAGALATVLTDPPYGTHAEEAKDITFALLLEILNSTRSTDIPNAIKSLNLDQRDTLTKYLYKGFALGSRPATAAHSVNCAVLLGWHQKLTQVAGTGSIVRAMTDRREM, encoded by the exons ATGGACGCCTTTCGCAAGCTGAATGTCGACCAGTACGACGAGGATCGGCTGACGCGGGCCGAGCTCATCGTGCATGATTCACGATCACCTCCGGAGCTGCTGCAAGTTGCACAAACAAAGCAgggcgcggtgcgctcCAAGATGGCGAGTGGCGACGTCGCCGGTGCACTCGCAACCGTGCTCACAGATCCGCCGTACGGCACACACGCAGAAGAAGCCAAG GATATCACATTTGCACTGCTGCTCGAAATACTCAACTCGACGCGGTCGACCGATATTCCAAACGCGATCAAGTCCCTAAATTTGGACCAGCGGGATACGCTGACCAAGTACCTTTACAAGGgctttgcgctcggcagccGCCCCGCCACTGCAGCCCACAGCGTCAATTGTGCCGTGCTCCTTGGCTGGCACCAAAAACTGACGCAGGTCGCTGGCACGGGCAGCATCGTGCGAGCCATGACGGACCGCCGCGAAATGTAA
- the CLA4 gene encoding non-specific serine/threonine protein kinase (EggNog:ENOG503NVDQ; COG:T) has translation MKSPAMDGSVYGFGAPKPVSLPISPSASSIVRKGFISVKEDGLRSWIWSKKWVILRDTTLLFHKNESSYQASAIVLLKDVTDISRTDLKPYCIEIETKDKTYFLQLKSDEELYGWMDDIYNRTPLGASSPTNFVHQVHVGFDPVSGSFTGLPEQWTHLLTKSAITKEDYVKNPQAVLDVLEFYTDIQKGHRDEFGLGSPTMNIHPGSSGRTAMNSLKLQSPPFPTGAVPRPQAPPRADGFENLEMRRAAPAPPRAQMFTKQALPALPSDVPLPTPSMPQHLADTSAQDTDTSTMSFMTKNMRLSNNSLQQQIQEREEHRERQRIMQQQQQQQQQQQRIAAASKERQRIVEVPLKMSPSTPISSTLGLAPSQTSSVKIGSPSMPSHAPGPPKTASIASSVQPKQRVAPSTPTHTLTRPMHVPLPDATPKAKQAQDVPLRRPTLPQQPSPPKPAIKKGKADAERRISTMSETEIMEKLRSVVSVDDPNMLYSKVKKIGQGASGSVYVAKALASNQRVAIKAMDLAHQPRKELIINEILVMKESQHPNIVNFLDSFLLRNSDLWVVMEFMEGGALTDVIDNNTLEEAHIAAICLETCKGLEHLHNHSIIHRDIKSDNILLNNLGQVKITDFGFCAKLTDQKSKRATMVGTPYWMAPEVVKQKEYGAKVDIWSLGIMAIEMIENEPPYLDEEPLKALYMIATNGTPTLKKPENLSRELKGFLAVCLCADVKSRATADELLQHEFLRKACPIMELPRLLHFRRDK, from the coding sequence ATGAAGTCGCCCGCGATGGATGGTAGCGTGTACGGATTCGGCGCCCCGAAACCAGTTTCGCTGCCGATCAGCCCtagcgcaagcagcattGTGCGCAAAGGGTTTATCAGCGTGAAGGAGGACGGCCTGCGGAGCTGGATATGGAGCAAAAAATGGGTCATTTTGCGCGACACAACGCTGCTCTTCCACAAGAACGAGTCTTCCTACCAGGCCTCCGCGATCGTCCTGCTCAAGGATGTCACGGACATCAGCCGCACGGATCTTAAACCGTACTGCATTGAGATCGAGACAAAAGACAAGACATATTTCTTACAGCTCAagagcgacgaggagctgtACGGCTGGATGGACGACATTTACAACCGCACCCCGCTCGGAGCGAGCTCTCCCACCAATTTTGTCCATCAGGTGCACGTCGGATTCGACCCCGTCAGCGGCTCCTTTACCGGCCTGCCCGAGCAATGGACGCACTTGCTGACCAAATCGGCGATTACCAAAGAGGACTATGTAAAGAACCCCCAAGCGGTGCTGGATGTGCTCGAGTTTTACACCGATATCCAAAAGGGACACCGCGACGAGTTTGGACTGGGGAGCCCCACGATGAACATCCACCCCGGCAGTTCTGGCCGCACGGCAATGAACAGCTTAAAGCTCCAGTCGCCCCCCTTCCCCAcaggcgctgtgccgcgccccCAAGCTCCACCACGCGCCGATGGATTCGAAAACTTGGAAAtgcgtcgtgctgctcCCGCTCCGCCGCGGGCACAGATGTTTACGAAGCAGGCCTTGCCTGCGCTGCCATCCGATGTGCCTCTTCCGACCCCGTCCATGCCACAGCACCTTGCCGATACCAGCGCACAGGACACGGATACGAGCACAATGTCGTTCATGACCAAGAACATGCGCCTTTCTAACAATtctctgcagcagcagatcCAAGAGCGTGAGGAGCATCGCGAAAGGCAGCGGATcatgcagcagcaacagcagcagcagcagcagcagcagcggaTTGCCGCTGCCTCCAAGGAACGCCAGCGGATCGTAGAAGTGCCGCTGAAAATGTCTCCCAGCACACCCATCTCTTCCACGCTTGGACTTGCGCCTTCCCAAACTAGCTCGGTTAAGATTGGgtcgccgagcatgccTTCCCACGCGCCTGGGCCGCCCAAGACAGCGAGCATAGCGTCCAGTGTGCAGCCTAAACAGCGCGTGGCTCCTTCGACACCCACACACACCTTGACGAGGCCCATGcatgtgccgctgccggACGCGACGCCGAAAGCAAAGCAGGCCCAGGATGTcccgctgcggcgcccCACACTGCCGCAGCAGCCCTCGCCGCCCAAGCCAGCCATCAAGAAAGGCAAGGCCGATGCGGAGCGGCGGATTAGCACGATGAGCGAGACAGAGATTATGGAGAAGTTGCGCAGTGTCGTGAGCGTCGATGACCCCAATATGTTGTACAGCAAAGTGAAAAAGATTGGCCAGGGAGCGTCAGGGAGCGTGTACGTGGCCAAGGCACTCGCCTCGAACCAGCGCGTGGCCATCAAGGCGATGGATTTGGCGCACCAGCCACGAAAAGAGCTTATTATCAACGAGATTTTGGTCATGAAAGAGTCGCAGCACCCCAACATTGTCAACTTCCTCGACTCCTTCCTTCTGCGCAACAGTGACTTGTGGGTCGTGATGGAGTTTATGGAAGGCGGTGCTCTCACCGATGTGATTGACAACAACACGCTGGAGGAGGCGCACATTGCTGCCATCTGTCTCGAAACGTGCAAAGGCTTGGAGCACCTGCACAACCACAGTATCATCCACCGCGACATCAAGAGCGACAATATCCTGCTGAACAATTTGGGACAAGTGAAAATCACCGACTTTGGGTTCTGCGCCAAGCTGACGGACCAAaagagcaagcgcgcaacCATGGTCGGCACCCCCTATTGGATGGCGCCGGAAGTGGTAAAACAGAAAGAATACGGCGCCAAGGTGGATATTTGGTCGCTGGGCATCATGGCGATTGAGATGATCGAGAACGAACCCCCTTATTTGGACGAGGAGCCGCTAAAGGCATTGTATATGATTGCGACGAACGGAACACCCACGCTCAAGAAACCCGAGAATCTCTCGCGCGAACTGAAAGGGTTTCTTGCCGTGTGTCTCTGTGCTGACGTGAAGAGCCGCGCCACTGCCGACGAGCTCCTCCAGCACGAGTTTTTGCGGAAGGCGTGCCCTATCATGGAACTCCCGCGCCTGCTGCATTTCCGCAGGGATAAGTAG
- a CDS encoding uncharacterized protein (COG:A; EggNog:ENOG503NUP9) translates to MSEPFAQDRSRKRHSEEGGYDTEKRYRREYDPRERRAWDRDGGYSRRRDDRPRRDFRRREYAPRNSSPPPPNTIRLRERPRSVTLWDIPPKGFQDTDPLSAKATGYFGAPVNSSVTSIMAPGMDEPAPKSAIKHASDPALATAVYHAKEHQQLRQLRVFNVSSDMSDETLRSFLNAIMEERKLVSSLTNEPCVRVVMHLDENYAVAEFRDPDDATNAMLLDNAEFQSETLRLERPKDYKGTDSSYATLRSLETSVPNGPNKLYIGSIPLFLSSNEVVEMLKPFGETRHFDLLLDTHGHSRGIAFTEFFDEDAAYLALEGLNGLMVGGQRLVVKRAVPEKTVEEEDAQETSEEPTRAMTMLNMVTVDELVDDQEYNDLLEDVREECSKYGNLVDVRIPRPAAQSNSGAAHSWQQQGGEGIERRGIGRVYVKFAEVHECSAAFKATAGRLFDGRTVICAYLREEAWPGTEDGGESL, encoded by the coding sequence ATGAGCGAgccttttgcgcaagatcgttcgcgcaagcggcactCGGAGGAAGGCGGCTACGATACGGAAAAGCGGTACCGCCGCGAGTACGAtccgcgcgagcgcagggCATGGGACAGGGACGGAGGCTATTCACGACGCCGCGACGATCGTCCGCGCCGTGATTTCCGGCGCAGAGagtatgcgccgcgcaacaGCTCCCCACCGCCGCCCAATACGATCCGTTTACGCGAGCGCCCTCGTTCCGTGACGCTGTGGGACATTCCGCCGAAAGGCTTCCAGGACACCGACCCCCTTTCGGCCAAGGCGACGGGGTATTTTGGCGCGCCTGTAAATTCAAGCGTGACGTCCATCATGGCGCCGGGCATGGATGAGCCTGCGCCGAAAAGCGCCATAAAGCACGCCAGCGATCCTGCTCTGGCTACCGCGGTATACCATGCAAAAGAGCACCAGCAATTGCGCCAATTACGCGTGTTTAACGTCTCGTCCGACATGTCGgacgagacgctgcgcagctttttgAATGCAATCAtggaggagcgcaagctggtGAGCTCGCTGACCAACGAGCCATGCGTGCGTGTCGTGATGCACCTTGATGAAAACTACGCAGTAGCCGAGTTTCGCGATCCAGACGACGCGACGAACGCGATGCTGCTGGACAATGCCGAGTTCCAGTCggagacgctgcgcttggagcgGCCAAAAGACTACAAAGGCACCGATTCTTCCTACGCAACACTGCGCTCGCTTGAGACCAGTGTTCCGAACGGACCGAACAAGCTGTACATTGGAAGCATTCCGCTCTTCCTCTCCTCGAACGAAGTAGTCGAGATGCTCAAGCCTTTCGGCGAGACACGCCACTTTGATCTCCTGCTCGACACCCACGGCCACTCGCGGGGCATTGCTTTTACCGAGTTCTTCGACGAGGATGCGGCCTACCTTGCCCTCGAAGGGCTCAACGGGCTCATGGTCGGCGGCCAGCGTCTCGTAGTgaaacgcgccgtgcccgaAAAGACAGTGGAGGAAGAGGATGCACAGGAAACGTCGGAAGAGCCTACACGTGCAATGACGATGCTGAATATGGTCACAGTCGACGAGCTCGTGGACGACCAGGAATACAACGATTTGCTCGaggatgtgcgcgaggaatGCAGCAAGTACGGGAACCTTGTCGATGTTCGCATTCCGCgccctgcagcgcagagcAATAGCGGTGCAGCACACTCATGGCAGCAGCAAGGCGGCGAAGGCATAGAACGACGGGGGATCGGCCGCGTGTACGTTAAATTTGCCGAGGTGCACGAGTGCAGTGCGGCGTTCAAAGCAACCGCTGGCCGCTTGTTTGACGGGCGCACAGTGATTTGTGCTTATCTACGCGAAGAGGCATGGCCGGGCACGGAAGACGGCGGTGAGAGTCTATAG
- the PRP40 gene encoding U1 snRNP protein (COG:A; BUSCO:EOG09261K9J; EggNog:ENOG503NU8D) — protein MAGTPNDAASRAQSGSMHWVEYQNQEGRPYWYHTVERRSVWEKPTELKTARERAMEQTPWREYKSGVRSYYVHKDTKQSTWTMPEELKGTLPHSLTAALLDAIPEDAPASPDTGTPGTAHTPQSPADGNCTPINVGVRAVPRAPLSSAALFTNASDAEAAFIGLLRAKGIDETWTWEQTIREIVMEPMYRAFRTLAERKAAFNKYINELKTTEARRRSAKEAVLRPAMVKALHQSGGLKPYASYATFKKKLQTLPLWDDVDSDELAHGLYESIRDDVRKKEEAKERAVQAHNTEAFTALLKTIDMDATTLWRDVYSTILASGEYKHDARLQTMPRTEMLAIFEAHMRTVEDDARVFVDAEKRKKSRAARIHRDAFRALLDEHIASGSLTARSTWASFLPKIQHDPRLADVLTAPGSAPQQLLYDALDELERRFAVLMKEADAYVKQHSVSLDGDAWAQWRAALAAPQAPPALASLRECEQKEVLDELLCLAGRDARDARRRSDRKLRERADELRYALKKMHPPLDIDAPFERIVHSLEKLPEFIELKELEHDYRDLDDTTDERKRKGPYSNVLHEDPRAVRQRVRYDAPEARP, from the exons ATGGCAGGCACGCCGAACGACGCGGCTTCTCGCGCGCAGTCGGGGAGTATGCACTGGGTAGAATACCAGAACCAGGAGGGGCGTCCCTACTGGTACCATACAGTAGAGCGTCGGAGTGTATGGGAAAAACCAACAGAGCTGaaaacggcgcgcgagcgcgcaatGGAGCAGACGCCGTGGCGCGAGTACAAATctggcgtgcgcagctACTATGTCCATAAAGATACGAAACAGTCGACATGGACAATGCCAGAAGAGTTAAAAGGTACGCTCCCCCACTCACTCACCGCAGCACTGCTGGATGCGATTCCAGAGGACGCGCCTGCTTCGCCGGATACAGGCACGCCAGGTACCGCGCATACGCCACAAAGCCCTGCAGACGGCAACTGCACGCCGATCAACGTGGGTGTGCGTGCCGtgccgcgagcgccgctttcgtCTGCCGCGCTGTTCACCAATGCAAGCGATGCTGAGGCTGCTTTTATCGGCctcttgcgcgccaaaggAATCGACGAAACGTGGACGTGGGAGCAGACGATTCGCGAAATTGTGATGGAGCCCATGTACAGAGCGTTCCGTACtcttgccgagcgcaaagcagccTTTAATAAGTATATCAACGAGCTAAAGACCAcggaagcgcggcgacgcaGTGCAAAAGAAGCGGTGCTGCGGCCCGCCATGGTAaaggcgctgcaccaaAGTGGCGGCCTAAAGCCCTATGCGAGCTACGCAACGTTTAAAAAAAAGCTGCAGACGTTGCCGCTGTGGGACGACGTAGATAGCGACGAACTGGCGCATGGACTCTACGAATCGATCCgcgacgatgtgcgcaagaaagaagaggccaaggagcgcgcggTACAAGCGCACAACACTGAGGCGTTCACTGCGCTTTTAAAGACAATCGATATGGACGCAACGACCCTCTGGCGCGACGTGTACTCTACCATTCTCGCGTCGGGTGAATACAAGCACGACGCAAGATTGCAAaccatgccgcgcaccgaAATGCTTGCCATATTTGAGGCACATATGCGCACCGTCGAagacgacgcgcgcgtttttgTCGATGCAGAGaagcgcaaaaagagccgcgccgcgcgcatccacCGCGATGCGttccgcgccttgctcgaTGAGCACATCGCATCGGGATCCttgacggcgcgcagcacgtGGGCCAGTTTCCTCCCCAAGATCCAGCACGatccgcgccttgccgatGTGCTCACCGCGCCTGGCTCGGCACCCCAGCAGCTGTTgtacgatgcgctggacgaactggagcgccgctttgccgTTCTCATGAAAGAGGCGGACGCATACGTAAAGCAGCACTCGGTCTCGTTGGACGGCGACGCTTGggcgcaatggcgcgccgcgcttgcagcgccgcaagcgccgccagcacttgcgtcgctgcgcgagtgTGAACAAAAAGAggtgctggacgagctcCTCTGCCTGGCGGGTCgtgacgcgcgcgatgcgagGCGGCGTTCTGACCGCAaactgcgcgagcgcgcagaCGAACTGCGCTACGCGCTGAAAAAAATGCATCCTCCGCTGGACATCGACGCGCCTTTTGAGCGTATTGTGCACAGCCTGGAAAAGCTACCCGAATTCATTGAGCTGAAGGAACTGGAGCATG ACTACCGCGATCTGGATGATACCACAGATgaacgcaagcgcaaaggGCCGTATTCAAACGTGCTGCATGAGGATCCGCGCGCGGTTCGGCAGCGTGTCCGCTACGACGCGCCCGAAGCGCGGCCTTAG